The Mycobacteriales bacterium genome segment GGGATTCCGGATAGCCCCGTCGACCTCCGAAGACGATCCATGCCGACCGCAGCACACCTTGTGGCTGGCAACGAGATCACCGCCCTCGATGCAATGCGGGACATCTCCTCCGATGGACCGGAGTCAACCTTCACCCGATGACGTGAATCCGGTCGTCGAATGTGATGTGCAGTCGCGCTTGACGCAGGGTGCCGCTCGACTCCGTTGCCATGAACAATGGCACTGCAACCTCGTCCCCTGCTGTCCCCGGTCCGTTCCTCAGTGGAGCGCCTCCGTGCGGCCGAGCAGTGATCTATCTAAGGGTGTCGTCGGCGCGCCGGGTTGGGCGGGACTACGACCCTGAGGGCATCTCGATCCCGGCCCAGCGCGTCGCGTGTCACCGCAAGGCGGAGCAACTCGGCCTCACGATCGTCGACGAATACGTCGAGCCGGGACGGTCCGCCACGGAGATGACCAAACGTCCCGCATTCCAACGCATGCTCCGACGTATCCGCAACGCCGACGATGTTGATCACGTGATCGTGTACAAGCTGTCCCGGCTGGCCCGCAACCGGGTCGACGACGCACTCGTCATGGCCGACCTGCGGCAACGTGGCGTCACGCTGATCTCGGCAATGGAGTCAATCGACGGCACCTCGGTTGGCCAATTGATGCACGGCATTCTCGCGACGTTCAACGAGTACCAGTCCCGCGAGTCCGGTGCCGATATCGCCTACAAGATGGGTCAGAAGGCCCGCAACGGCGGCACCATCGGGCGCGCCCGGCTCGGTTACCTCAACCACATCGACCGCACCAACGGCCGCGACATCCGCACCGTCGTCGTCGACCCCGAACGCGCACCTCTGGTCCAATTGGGCTTCGAGCTGTTCGCTGCGGGCGACCTGACCATGGACCAACTTTCCGAACGGCTCTACCGGTGAGGGCTACGCACCCGATCCACTGCCCGGCACCCAGCCCAACGGGTATCGATCAGCAAGCTGGCCCGAATGCTGCGCGACCGCTACTACCTGGGCTACATCACCTACCACGGCGAAGAACTCCCCGGCCGACACCATCCGCTCATCGACCAACACCTTTTCGACCATGTCCAAGCCGTGCTCGGCGCCCGCAGCACCAGTGGAGAGCGGCGCAGGGTGCATGATTATTACCTCAAAGGCACCCTGTACTGCGGACGCTGTCATTGGGCCGGGACCACAGGACGGATG includes the following:
- a CDS encoding recombinase family protein: MSSARRVGRDYDPEGISIPAQRVACHRKAEQLGLTIVDEYVEPGRSATEMTKRPAFQRMLRRIRNADDVDHVIVYKLSRLARNRVDDALVMADLRQRGVTLISAMESIDGTSVGQLMHGILATFNEYQSRESGADIAYKMGQKARNGGTIGRARLGYLNHIDRTNGRDIRTVVVDPERAPLVQLGFELFAAGDLTMDQLSERLYR